Proteins co-encoded in one uncultured Draconibacterium sp. genomic window:
- a CDS encoding DCC1-like thiol-disulfide oxidoreductase family protein gives MKQQQSIILFDGVCNLCNSAVDLILKKAQDKDFEFVALQSDEGQQLLKEFELPLEINTVVLIQNNQTYSKSEAILEICKHLKAQWSWLEVFRILPKSWRDKLYRFVANNRYKWFGKRTSCRSF, from the coding sequence GTGAAACAACAACAAAGTATAATACTGTTTGATGGCGTTTGCAATCTGTGTAATTCGGCAGTGGATTTAATCCTGAAAAAAGCGCAGGATAAGGACTTTGAGTTTGTTGCGCTGCAATCGGATGAAGGACAACAACTATTAAAGGAGTTTGAATTACCGCTTGAAATTAACACTGTAGTGCTCATTCAAAACAATCAGACATATTCTAAATCGGAAGCAATACTTGAAATCTGCAAGCACCTAAAAGCTCAGTGGAGCTGGTTGGAAGTATTCAGAATATTACCTAAAAGCTGGCGCGACAAATTATATCGTTTTGTGGCGAATAACCGCTACAAATGGTTTGGGAAACGAACGAGTTGCCGTAGTTTTTAG
- a CDS encoding N-acetylmuramoyl-L-alanine amidase: protein MSNLHIKSFGKIILIFFLVTFLAPVNSRSQSKEVVALKGDGIYRLLTRYGLSSSEYMDDFIALNKSNLGRNNTLLAGVKYKLPDTAELSTTTTTSAPPSKGTGKVLHYDIFGSKYANIEIESNDLKGAVYYLVGGHGGPDPGAVGKYNGYHVYEDEYAYDVTLRLARNLIAQGASVYLITRDKNDGIRDDYSLKADKDEVCYPNLKIPLNQTRRLRQRTDAVNRLYKKHKGAFQRMIAIHVDSRSKGENIDIFFYHDKRSETGEKACKILRDTIEKKYHEVQPNRGYTGTVSTRPLYVVRNTWPTAVFIELGNMNHRRDVKRLVIPDNRQAVANWLTLGLITDYKTNK, encoded by the coding sequence TTTCTTGCTCCGGTAAACAGTAGGTCGCAATCAAAAGAAGTTGTTGCACTTAAGGGCGATGGAATTTACCGTTTGCTAACCCGATACGGTTTATCATCATCAGAATATATGGATGACTTTATCGCTCTAAACAAAAGCAACCTGGGGCGAAATAACACTTTGCTCGCCGGGGTAAAATACAAACTTCCTGATACAGCAGAATTATCGACAACAACAACTACAAGTGCTCCCCCATCAAAAGGAACCGGGAAAGTACTGCACTACGATATATTTGGAAGTAAATACGCCAATATTGAAATTGAAAGTAACGACCTGAAAGGGGCTGTGTACTATCTGGTTGGCGGACATGGAGGCCCTGACCCCGGCGCTGTTGGTAAATATAATGGCTACCACGTTTACGAAGATGAATATGCTTACGATGTTACTTTGCGCCTGGCACGGAATCTTATTGCCCAGGGAGCCTCAGTTTACCTAATCACCCGTGACAAAAATGACGGAATTCGTGATGACTACAGCCTGAAAGCCGACAAAGACGAAGTTTGTTATCCGAACTTAAAAATACCGTTGAATCAAACCCGCCGACTTCGTCAACGAACCGATGCGGTGAATAGGCTTTACAAAAAACACAAGGGGGCATTTCAGCGAATGATTGCGATACATGTCGATTCAAGATCTAAAGGCGAAAATATCGATATCTTTTTCTATCACGACAAACGCAGTGAAACAGGAGAAAAAGCATGTAAAATTCTTCGCGATACAATTGAAAAGAAATACCACGAAGTTCAGCCTAACCGGGGATACACCGGCACTGTATCAACCCGACCTTTATACGTAGTGAGAAATACATGGCCCACAGCAGTATTTATTGAATTGGGCAATATGAACCACCGACGCGATGTAAAACGTTTGGTTATTCCCGACAATCGTCAGGCGGTGGCTAATTGGCTAACCCTTGGTTTAATAACCGACTATAAAACCAACAAATAA